A region of Periophthalmus magnuspinnatus isolate fPerMag1 chromosome 13, fPerMag1.2.pri, whole genome shotgun sequence DNA encodes the following proteins:
- the LOC117380760 gene encoding BTB/POZ domain-containing adapter for CUL3-mediated RhoA degradation protein 2-like: MSGHSCPTESHCPREESHGRPPAPEPQVQVSPDSAAENTLHTPPGGAVCGAQSRPACGAVCSTRRQTPGGAAGGQYVRLNVGGALFLCPLRVLTRRESRLRDMFRGKTEVMIDREGWVLIDRSGRHFGSILNFLRDGSLVLPKSRVQVQEILNEAKYYGLQGLVLHCQSTLQKGSQELPLCVIPVVTSRKEEDSVIRASTKPVVKLVYNRSNNKYSYTSSSDDNLLKNIELFERLSLKFSSRVQFIKNVIGDEICCWSFYGQGRKLNEVCCTSIVYSTEKKHTKVEFPEARIYEETLNTLLYETVPLPDHTLLEATRRRYNPCGSHSEEEEGPGPGLALL, translated from the exons ATGTccggccacagctgccccaccGAGAGCCACTGTCCCCGGGAGGAGAGCCACGGCCGGCCCCCCGCTCCGGAGCCCCAG GTCCAGGTGTCTCCGGACAGCGCTGCAGAGAACACCCTCCACACACCACCGGGCGGCGCTGTTTGCGGTGCACAGAGTCGACCTGCGTGCGGGGCCGTTTGCAGTACACGCAGACAGACTCCAGGTGGCGCAGCGGGGGGGCAGTACGTGCGTCTGAACGTAGGGGGCGCTCTCTTCCTCTGCCCGCTCAGAGTTTTGACGCGACGCGAGTCTCGGCTCAGAGACATGTTCAGAGGAAAGACTGAAGTCATGATCGACAGAGAAG GTTGGGTTCTTATCGACCGCAGTGGGAGACACTTTGGGTCCATCTTGAACTTCCTGAGGGACGGGTCCCTGGTCCTGCCCAAGTCCAGAGTCCAGGTCCAGGAGATCCTCAACGAGGCCAAGTACTACGGACTCCAGGGGCTAGTACTGCACTGTCAAAGTACTCTGCAG AAGGGGAGCCAGGAgctgcctctgtgtgtgattCCTGTGGTCACCTCCAGGAAAGAGGAGGATTCTGTCATCAGGGCCTCCACAAAG CCTGTGGTGAAGTTGGTGTACAACCGAAGCAACAATAAGTACTCCTACACGAG TTCCTCAGATGATAACCTCTTGAAGAACATCGAGTTGTTCGAGCGTTTGTCTCTGAAGTTCAGCTCCAGAGTCCAGTTCATCAAAAACGTGATCGGAGACGAGATCTGCTGCTGGTCCTTCTACGGACAGGGACGCAAGCTGAACGAGGTCTGCTGCACCTCCATCGTCTACTCCACCGAGAAGAAGCACACCAAG GTGGAGTTTCCTGAAGCTCGTATTTATGAGGAGACTCTGAACACGCTGTTATACGAGACCGTGCCGCTGCCCGACCACACGCTGCTCGAGGCCACGAGGAGGCGCTACAACCCCTGCGGCTCCcacagtgaagaggaggaggggcccgGGCCTGGACTAgccctgctgtag
- the LOC117380502 gene encoding kelch-like protein 10: protein MSALTGVFQEMRREEKLCDALLDVSGVRFPVHKLVLCHCSSYFKALFTHWSSPDRRVFHISNVSADIMKVILDYCYTGLVHITEENLLELFTSADHFDVSGITRVCCRVMKEHLSPGNCVGVWRLTNMYYYPQLNKQVFVYILKHFQEVVTSSEEFLLLSAEELHSIIDEDELNVEEETVVFEAVLRWVAHAPQERDKHMVDLLPKVRLALLRPDYLTNCARSNSVLQNNRRCKAMLMETIRLMLDARATRLNSSLFPARLARPRLPRSFLVAIGGWGRNGPTNSIEVYNNRTDRWVGVANNNGAPRAYHGTVFLNGCVYQIGGFDGVYQFSTVHKYDLANRTWQEVAPMHSRRCYVSVSWLDGFIYAMGGCQGHVRLRTVERYSPETNQWTRVSPMNEARSDASSSAYNGKIYMCGGFNGEHCLDTAERYDPLTDQWTMIPQMSIRRSGLGVVVYGNEIYAVGGFSGTNRLNSAEAYNPSTNTWRPLPAMLRGRSNFGIEVVDGRLYVVGGYGGHSTIHWVECFDAKTRAWTEVRRMGAARSALSCSAVYDLPNMADYAARPYSSRRAELHSFK from the coding sequence ATGAGCGCTTTGACCGGCGTGTTCCAGGAGATGAGGCGGGAGGAGAAGTTGTGCGACGCTTTGCTCGACGTTTCCGGCGTTCGATTCCCGGTTCACAAGCTCGTTCTGTGCCACTGCAGCTCGTACTTTAAAGCTCTCTTCACCCACTGGTCCAGCCCCGACCGCCGGGTTTTTCACATCTCAAACGTGTCAGCTGACATCATGAAGGTCATCCTGGACTACTGCTACACCGGGCTGGTCCACATCACAGAGGAGAACCTCCTGGAGCTCTTTACCTCCGCTGACCACTTCGATGTGAGTGGGATTACCCGAGTCTGCTGTCGGGTCATGAAGGAGCACCTCTCCCCCGGTAACTGCGTCGGAGTCTGGCGCCTCACAAACATGTACTACTACCCCCAGCTGAACAAGCAGGTTTTCGTTTACATCCTGAAGCATTTCCAAGAGGTGGTGACCAGCTCTGAAGaattcctccttctctctgcggAAGAGCTCCATTCGATCATCGATGAAGATGAGCTGAACGTGGAGGAGGAGACCGTGGTGTTTGAGGCGGTCCTCAGATGGGTCGCACACGCTCCTCAGGAAAGGGATAAGCACATGGTCGACCTCCTCCCGAAAGTCCGTCTGGCTCTGCTCCGCCCCGACTACTTAACTAACTGCGCTCGTAGCAACAGCGTGCTCCAGAACAACCGCCGCTGTAAGGCCATGTTGATGGAGACCATACGGCTGATGTTGGACGCCCGAGCTACGAGGTTGAATTCTTCCCTGTTCCCCGCCCGTCTGGCCCGTCCTAGGCTGCCCCGTTCGTTCCTCGTGGCCATCGGCGGCTGGGGGAGAAACGGACCGACCAACAGCATCGAAGTGTATAACAACCGCACCGATCGCTGGGTGGGCGTGGCCAACAATAACGGCGCACCACGAGCCTATCACGGTACAGTGTTCCTTAACGGATGCGTGTACCAGATCGGAGGGTTCGACGGCGTTTATCAGTTCAGCACTGTCCACAAGTACGACCTCGCCAATCGCACGTGGCAAGAAGTGGCGCCCATGCATTCGCGGAGGTGCTACGTTAGCGTGTCTTGGCTGGACGGGTTCATCTACGCCATGGGGGGGTGCCAAGGACATGTGAGGCTGAGGACGGTCGAACGGTACTCTCCAGAGACCAACCAGTGGACGAGGGTTTCGCCGATGAACGAGGCGAGGAGCGACGCCAGCAGCTCGGCGTATAACGGAAAGATCTACATGTGTGGAGGCTTTAATGGCGAGCACTGTCTGGACACGGCCGAGCGCTACGACCCGCTGACCGACCAGTGGACCATGATCCCACAGATGTCCATCAGGCGCAGCGGGCTCGGCGTCGTCGTCTACGGCAACGAAATCTACGCCGTCGGTGGTTTTTCTGGGACAAACCGTTTAAACAGCGCGGAGGCCTATAACCCCAGCACCAACACGTGGCGCCCCCTACCCGCCATGCTGAGGGGGCGCAGCAACTTCGGCATCGAGGTCGTGGACGGGCGGCTGTACGTCGTGGGCGGGTATGGCGGCCACTCCACCATTCACTGGGTGGAGTGTTTTGACGCGAAAACCAGGGCGTGGACTGAGGTGAGGCGCATGGGGGCCGCTCGCTCCGCCCTCAGCTGCTCCGCGGTGTATGACCTTCCCAACATGGCCGACTACGCCGCACGCCCCTACTCCTCAAGACGCGCGGAGCTTCACTCCTTCAAATAA